Within the Paenibacillus sp. AN1007 genome, the region AGCCTCCTTGAAATGTTCGAAGGTGACTGGATCCGGCCATAACTTGGGAGGAAAACTGTACAGATCGCTATTCGTCTTCAGGGCAGAGATCACCACCCACAGCACAGGCAGGAGCCACAATACTGCGGCCGCACTTAACAAACTGTAGATTGTAATTTTGGCTATAGGTTTCATGACCATCAGACAGCTCCTCCTTTCGATAAACGGAATTGAAGTGCCGAGAACCCACCAATGAGAATAAACAGAATCACGGACATCGCGCTGGCCAGACCCAATTCCTGCCTGTTGAAACCAATCTCATAAATGTATTGAACAATGAACGTTGTCTCTTTGCCTGGCCCACCGCCTGTAAGCGCAAACATAAGTGGAAATGCCTTGAACGCATCAATGAGACAAAGCATAACAACAAGTAAACTCGTAGGCTTCAGAAGCGGGAGCGTAATGTAACGAAACACTTTCGAACCTGTCGCTCCATCCAAGCGGGCAGCCTCATAATAATCTGTAGGGATTGCCTGCAGGCCTGCGATGAAAATGACCATGAAAAAGCCCGCGCGTGACCATACTGTCGCAATAATTACAGCTGTGTTGGCCCAAAACGATGACGTTAAGAAACCTACCGGCTCCGCACCTGCCATCGTGAGCAGATGATTCAGAATGCCAAATGAATCTCCGAAAATCCACTTCCAGGTCAAACCTACGATGATGTAAGAAATCATCGTT harbors:
- a CDS encoding sugar ABC transporter permease — its product is MSERQRSNHKTLAGQNRKLVIAPYLFILPNLLIFSTFIVFPSLLGLYYSFHVYDGLNPMKFNGLDNYLKILTDREFWSTIGRTGVYAVIVVPLIYAAALGIALLLAREIRMRGFFRAIFYWPTMISYIIVGLTWKWIFGDSFGILNHLLTMAGAEPVGFLTSSFWANTAVIIATVWSRAGFFMVIFIAGLQAIPTDYYEAARLDGATGSKVFRYITLPLLKPTSLLVVMLCLIDAFKAFPLMFALTGGGPGKETTFIVQYIYEIGFNRQELGLASAMSVILFILIGGFSALQFRLSKGGAV